The genomic segment ACAGCCCCCGAGCGCGATGAGCAGGAGTTCGAGCGGCTTGGTGGCTGAGCTGTCGCCGCCGAATTCGGGCGTCGTGTCCATTGTGACAAGGTGGTTGGTGCCGGCTTTGCCGACAAACGTCATCTTGCCGGCCCAGCGAATGTTGGCCTCGTGTTTCATACGTCAGGTCCTTTCCGGCCGGACTCGAGACCGGTCAGCGGGTGACTCCGCTTCGAGGCGCTGTAGCCCAAGTCCGTAACCTTTACAGAGCCGAATCGGTGACACCAAGCATCAGCAACGGGTGTCGTGAAAACACCGGGCAGCCGTTCTCGATCGGTTGGCATACGAAGGACGAGGTGCGGCTAGTTGTTCTTCGCGCCCTGGTCAATCCACTTCCGGATGGTGCCGAGGTGGGCAGAGTCGAGGGCTGGCCGGCCCTTGGGCATCAGCGGCGGCACGGCACCAGTCAGCCGCAGATAGAGGCTGCTGGAATCGGCTTTGCCCGGAATGACGTCAGGCGCTGAACCCGACCCGTCGCCCATCACACCCGCGTAGCCTGTGACGTCGTACTTGCCCTTGGCAGCCGGGCCACCGGCATGGCAGGGCATGCAGGTCTGCGTGAGGACGGGCTGGATGTCTTTGGCGAACGAGACGTCGCCCGACGCCGGAGTCGCGGTCTTGGGCGCCGACGGCTTACTGCCGCAGCCGACGAACAGCAGGGCAGCGAAGAGCAGTGCAATTGCTTTCATCAATGGTTCCTTTCGTTCATTCAGGCTCGTGATTATCGCGGGGCCACGGTGGAATGTCAAACGTGAACCGCACACCGTTAACCGTACACCGTGACACGTGAACCGTTACGCCGCAACGGAGGCGCGGCGGCGCAGCGATGCCGAGAGTTTGGTGAGCATCATTCGGACCTTCTCTTATTCCCGCGTGAGTTCGAGACTCGTCCGCTGGTCGATGTATCCCGGTTGGCGAGTCAGGTGAAGTTGATAGCGGACTTCGTCGCAGGAGCCATTGCCCATAAGAACGAATCGGTTGAAGTCCTTCGTGCTGCCGCGCGACGCACCCTCGACTAGGTTCATCGGAATCGAATAGGCGACTCGTCTCATTTGGGCGGTCAGGCCGAAGCGTTCATCGTCCGGGAAGTGACTCGTCAGTCGATAGACATCAAGAACCAGCCGGTCGGCCAGCTTGAACACGTCATACTTCCAGATATCGGGCATGAGCCTCCTCCTCTACGGTGTGCGGTTTCCGTCCTACGGTGCACGGTTCACGGTACACGGTTCACGCTGCCTGTCAACCCAGGTTGAAGGAGACCATGCGGATGTCGGTCATCTCTTCGATGGCGAAGCGTGGGCCCTCGCGACCGATGCCGGAGTCTTTGACCCCGCCGTATGGCATCTGGTCGGCGCGCACGGTGGCCGAGTCGTTGATGAGGACGTTGCCGACTTCGAGCTGCTCGGCGGCGCGGAAGGCTCGGCCGAGATCCCGGGTGAAGACTCCGCACGCAAGCCCATAGTCATACGTGCCGAGTGCCGAGCCTTGGTTGAATAGCGCCACGGCTTCGTCGAAACCGCGGAAGGTGTGGATCGTGACAATTGGCGCGAAGCTCTCTTCGCACACGACCGGTAGCTCCGGCCTGGCCCTGAGCAGTACGGTCGGAAACATAACGGTCCCTTCGACCGTGCCGCCACACAGGACCTCGGCGCCCGCCGTGCGGGCTTCTTCGACCAGCGCAAGACCACGGCTGAGCGCGGCCCGGTCAATCATCGGACCGATGTCAGTTTCAGGGAGTGAGGGATTGCCGCAGACCAGTTTCTCTGTCGCGTCAACGAACCGGGCCACGAACTGCTCGGCGACGGACTCATGCACATAGAGCCGCTGAGTGTGGATGCAGACCTGGCCGGAGAAGGAGAACCCGCCGACAACGCAGCGAGCGAGCGCCTTGTCAAGGTCCGCGGTCTCGTCAATGATGGCTCCGGAGTTGGAGCCGAGTTCGAGGGTCACACGCTTCAAGCCGGAGTCACGTTTGATT from the bacterium genome contains:
- a CDS encoding c-type cytochrome domain-containing protein, with product MKAIALLFAALLFVGCGSKPSAPKTATPASGDVSFAKDIQPVLTQTCMPCHAGGPAAKGKYDVTGYAGVMGDGSGSAPDVIPGKADSSSLYLRLTGAVPPLMPKGRPALDSAHLGTIRKWIDQGAKNN
- a CDS encoding four helix bundle protein, whose protein sequence is MPDIWKYDVFKLADRLVLDVYRLTSHFPDDERFGLTAQMRRVAYSIPMNLVEGASRGSTKDFNRFVLMGNGSCDEVRYQLHLTRQPGYIDQRTSLELTRE
- a CDS encoding aldehyde dehydrogenase family protein is translated as MDHPKLLIAGEWVATEKALPVINPYDESVICDIPIATEPVIDAAIAAAEAGAADMRRLPAHTRSAILAKTAALLEERADEFTESIIAEAGKPRKYASVETSRGVETLRFAAAEALRIHGETVPMDASRGSEGRRGFFIRVPLGVIAAITPFNFPLNLVLHKVAPALAAGNSVVLKPATKTPLTALLLGKALLDAGLPPKALNIIVGEGGTVGAALVRDSRIRMVTFTGSPPVGEAIKRDSGLKRVTLELGSNSGAIIDETADLDKALARCVVGGFSFSGQVCIHTQRLYVHESVAEQFVARFVDATEKLVCGNPSLPETDIGPMIDRAALSRGLALVEEARTAGAEVLCGGTVEGTVMFPTVLLRARPELPVVCEESFAPIVTIHTFRGFDEAVALFNQGSALGTYDYGLACGVFTRDLGRAFRAAEQLEVGNVLINDSATVRADQMPYGGVKDSGIGREGPRFAIEEMTDIRMVSFNLG